The DNA sequence GCCGGTGCCTTCGACCGGCAGCACTTCGGGATCAATGATGGGGCGGCGATTCAATGGGACTCTCGGGTTCGCGTGTCGTATCGAGCATATTGTCGCGCCAGAATGAAAAAAGCACCCGGTTGGGTGCTTTTTCCTTACAGCTCTTACTCTTGGGAAGCGGCTGCCGTGCGATCCTTCGACACCAGCTTTTCCTTGATTCGAGCCGACTTGCCCGAACGCTCGCGCAGGTAGTACAGCTTCGCACGACGCACATCACCGCGACGCTTCACGACGATGCTCGCCAGCAGCGGCGAGTAGGTCTGGAACGTACGCTCGACGCCTTCGCCCGACGAGATCTTGCGGACGATGAAGTTCGAGTTCAGGCCGCGGTTGCGAATCGCGATCACGACGCCTTCGTAAGCCTGAACGCGCTTGCGGTTACCTTCAACCACGTTCACGTTCACGATCACCGTGTCGCCCGGGGCGAATTCGGGGATCGTCTTGCCGGCGAGCGCGCGCTCGATCTCTTCCTGCTCAAGTTTTGCAATCAGATTCATCACTGACTCCTAAAGCCATCTTGTCGGCGTTTGCGCCCGCCTGCTTCCAGGCCTGGCCCCGATAGAGGATGGATTCACATCAGGTGCCGCGCACGCATGCCCGGCACCGCCATTTCCCGCCCGCGAAACCGCCTCAGGAGGCGTTTTTCGCTTCGCGTGCGAGGTTCGCAAGCCACGCCTCGTCGGCGCGGCTCAGCAACTTCTCGCGGCGCGCCCGGACGATCAGGTCCGGCCGCTTCCGCAACGTGTTTCTCAATGCTTCCTGGCGCCGCCACTTCTCGATCTCGGCATGATGCCCGCCGAGCAGCACGTCCGGCACGCGCATCCCCTCGTATTCCTCGGGGCGCGTGTAATGCGGACAATCGAGCAAGCCGTCGACGAAGCTGTCCTGCACGGCCGACTGCGCATCGTTCAGCACGCCGGGCAGCAGACGCACGACCGCATCCATCATCGCCATCGCCGGCAACTCGCCGCCGGACAGCACGAAATCGCCGAGACTGATCTCCTCGTCCACACATCGGTCGAGCAGACGCTGATCGATCGCCTCGTAACGGCCGCACAGCACGACGACGCCCGGCTCCTGCGCCATGCGCACCGCACGTTCGTGCGTGAAAGGCGCGCCCTGCGGCGACATCATCACCACGCGCGTGCTCGCGATGCCCTGCTCCGCCTGCGCCGCCTTCGCGGCGCCGATCGCAGCCTCGAGCGGCTTTGCGAGCATCACCATGCCCGGACCGCCGCCGTACGGACGATCGTCGATCGTGCGGTAGTTGTCCGTCGTGAAATCACGCGGATTCCAGGTGCGCAGCCCGAAGCGCTCCTGCTTCACGGCCCGGCTGGTGATACCCCAGTCGGTCAGCGCACGGAACATCTCGGGAAAGAGCGTGACGACATCGAACTGCACCGCGCGCTCCGTAGCCTGGTTCATTTAGTAATCGGCTTCCCAGTCGACGACGATGCGACGGGCCGCCTGATCCACCGTTTTGACATATACGCCGACGAACGGAATCAGCCGCTCGTCGGTGGCCGGCGCACCATCCTTGCCGATCGTCGGATACTCGACGCGCAGAATCGAATGCACGCCGTTGTCGATCATTCCGCTGACCTTCCCGAGTGACACCGATTGCTCGTTGACCACCTCGAGGCCGATCAGGTCGACCCAATAGAATTCGTCCGCGGCCAACGCCGGGAAATCTTCCCGGCGCACGAACACGCGAAAGCCGCGCATAGCCAGCGCGGCATCGCGGTCGTCGACACCCGCGGGTTGCGCGACGACCGTGTCGCCGTGCGTCTTCGACTGCAGAATGCGGACGGACAACCGCTCTCCGCCGCGTTCGAGCCACCAGCGACGCGCGCTGAGCAGCGCATCGCCGCCGCGACCGGCGTCGGCATGCGCCGCCACCTTGATCCAGCCTTTCAGGCCGTACGCGTCGACCACGGCGCCGACCTCGACTGCATCGTCGGGCCAGTCCTGCGCCGCTTCGAGGCTACCTTGCTCGGCAGCCGCACCGGTGCTCGCGGCAGCGCCGCGCTCGACCGGCTTGCGGACGAATGCGCCAAACGACGCTCGCCCGCGCCTTGCATTACCGGAATCGCGACCGGACATCAATGCTCCTTGCAGCCGGTACGACCGGTACGCCGCGCCATGTTAGGCAGCCGGCTGCGCCTTTTGCGCTTCCTTCACGAGACGCTGGACGGTCGGCGACAGTTGCGCGCCAACACCTTGCCAGTACGTCAGACGATCCTGAGCGATACGCAGCGATTCGCCCTTCGTGGCGACCGGGTTGTAGAAGCCGACGCGCTCGATGAAGCGAC is a window from the Burkholderia vietnamiensis LMG 10929 genome containing:
- the rpsP gene encoding 30S ribosomal protein S16, producing the protein MVIIRLARGGSKKRPFYNIVATDSRNRRDGRFIERVGFYNPVATKGESLRIAQDRLTYWQGVGAQLSPTVQRLVKEAQKAQPAA
- the rimM gene encoding ribosome maturation factor RimM (Essential for efficient processing of 16S rRNA), producing the protein MSGRDSGNARRGRASFGAFVRKPVERGAAASTGAAAEQGSLEAAQDWPDDAVEVGAVVDAYGLKGWIKVAAHADAGRGGDALLSARRWWLERGGERLSVRILQSKTHGDTVVAQPAGVDDRDAALAMRGFRVFVRREDFPALAADEFYWVDLIGLEVVNEQSVSLGKVSGMIDNGVHSILRVEYPTIGKDGAPATDERLIPFVGVYVKTVDQAARRIVVDWEADY
- the rplS gene encoding 50S ribosomal protein L19 — protein: MNLIAKLEQEEIERALAGKTIPEFAPGDTVIVNVNVVEGNRKRVQAYEGVVIAIRNRGLNSNFIVRKISSGEGVERTFQTYSPLLASIVVKRRGDVRRAKLYYLRERSGKSARIKEKLVSKDRTAAASQE
- the trmD gene encoding tRNA (guanosine(37)-N1)-methyltransferase TrmD; the protein is MNQATERAVQFDVVTLFPEMFRALTDWGITSRAVKQERFGLRTWNPRDFTTDNYRTIDDRPYGGGPGMVMLAKPLEAAIGAAKAAQAEQGIASTRVVMMSPQGAPFTHERAVRMAQEPGVVVLCGRYEAIDQRLLDRCVDEEISLGDFVLSGGELPAMAMMDAVVRLLPGVLNDAQSAVQDSFVDGLLDCPHYTRPEEYEGMRVPDVLLGGHHAEIEKWRRQEALRNTLRKRPDLIVRARREKLLSRADEAWLANLAREAKNAS